One region of Coriobacteriia bacterium genomic DNA includes:
- a CDS encoding D-alanyl-D-alanine carboxypeptidase family protein — MLRLPLPVCESEGLSNVCPYSSKAQLFRPVARCLALALAFSLIVPTPGVAVVLPSDRVDGQTRTELGLPKAALPDVTMAAGILATDDGRVLWARRAADRRAIASITKVMTAIVVMEETAPDELITIPRSSTRVGESTAFLREGEKLPVSEVLEALLVKSGNDAAVALAAHVAGGEEPFVDLMNAKARELGLKRTHFKNPHGLDEEGGYASASDVVVMTRYAMTKPLFRRIVAQKTAVIGSGARAEKVLSTNLLIGNYAGANGIKTGWTSDAGYSVVVSAARDGVELQAVVLGTTNELRRFRDAREMLDFGFAHYRPQKLVSAGSVIGEAAVTDYLDVTVPAAVSEDVTVTVFDLAGPITREVTTPDVAAPVRAGQRIGVATFTQGDEVVATIPLVAAADVERPGPLERIGIALTRAWRKLSGAPE, encoded by the coding sequence ATGCTCCGCCTTCCCCTACCGGTATGCGAAAGCGAGGGCTTGTCCAACGTGTGTCCGTATTCTTCCAAGGCCCAGCTGTTCAGACCGGTCGCGCGATGCTTGGCGCTCGCTCTTGCGTTCTCCCTGATCGTGCCAACGCCTGGTGTCGCCGTCGTCTTGCCGTCCGACCGCGTCGACGGTCAGACACGCACGGAACTCGGGCTGCCCAAGGCCGCGCTCCCGGACGTCACCATGGCAGCCGGTATTCTTGCGACAGACGATGGCCGAGTGCTGTGGGCCCGTCGGGCCGCCGACAGGCGCGCTATCGCGAGCATCACGAAAGTCATGACGGCGATCGTGGTGATGGAGGAGACAGCGCCTGACGAGCTCATCACCATCCCGCGATCGTCCACCCGTGTGGGGGAGTCGACGGCATTCTTGCGGGAGGGCGAGAAGCTGCCCGTCTCTGAGGTGCTCGAAGCGCTTCTTGTGAAGTCCGGAAACGACGCAGCCGTCGCTCTGGCTGCGCACGTTGCAGGTGGCGAGGAACCGTTCGTCGACCTGATGAACGCGAAGGCGCGCGAGCTGGGGCTTAAGCGCACTCACTTCAAGAACCCTCACGGCCTCGACGAGGAGGGCGGTTACGCAAGCGCGTCGGATGTCGTGGTGATGACGCGCTATGCGATGACCAAGCCTCTGTTTCGCCGCATCGTTGCGCAGAAGACGGCGGTCATAGGTTCAGGAGCACGAGCAGAGAAGGTCCTCTCCACGAACCTGCTGATAGGCAACTATGCGGGCGCCAATGGCATCAAGACCGGTTGGACCAGCGACGCCGGCTACTCGGTGGTTGTCTCAGCGGCACGGGACGGAGTCGAGCTGCAAGCGGTCGTGCTCGGCACCACCAACGAGCTCCGACGTTTTCGGGACGCCCGCGAGATGCTCGACTTCGGCTTCGCGCACTATCGTCCGCAGAAGCTTGTGTCCGCCGGTTCGGTGATCGGAGAGGCTGCCGTCACCGACTATCTGGACGTCACCGTGCCTGCAGCCGTCTCCGAGGACGTGACGGTGACCGTCTTTGACCTTGCAGGCCCGATCACGAGAGAGGTCACGACACCCGATGTGGCCGCGCCCGTGCGCGCGGGCCAGAGAATCGGAGTGGCGACGTTCACGCAAGGCGACGAGGTGGTCGCGACGATTCCGCTCGTCGCGGCTGCAGACGTTGAGCGTCCCGGACCCCTTGAGCGGATAGGAATCGCCCTGACGAGAGCGTGGCGCAAGCTGAGCGGCGCCCCTGAGTAG
- a CDS encoding ACT domain-containing protein, protein MVNQVSVFLENTSGRLAELTRTLGDAGINMHALMVADTSDFGVVRIICDSPQRAKDLLDAKGFGASLTPVVAVEVPDRPGGLADLLEALGEEGMNVEYAYCFVRPTASSAVDVFRVDDDRAQAVLEAAGFSVLSASDLYDV, encoded by the coding sequence ATGGTCAACCAGGTGAGTGTCTTTCTTGAGAACACCTCAGGTCGGCTGGCGGAGCTCACGCGGACGTTGGGCGACGCGGGAATCAACATGCATGCGCTGATGGTTGCGGACACGAGCGACTTCGGAGTGGTCCGCATCATCTGCGATTCACCGCAACGGGCGAAAGACCTTCTCGATGCGAAGGGTTTCGGTGCCTCGCTCACGCCGGTGGTAGCGGTCGAGGTTCCGGACCGACCCGGCGGGCTGGCGGACCTTCTCGAGGCGCTGGGCGAAGAGGGGATGAACGTCGAGTACGCCTACTGTTTCGTGCGTCCGACGGCAAGCTCGGCGGTCGATGTGTTCAGGGTCGACGACGACCGAGCGCAGGCGGTGCTGGAAGCAGCGGGGTTCTCGGTACTGAGCGCGTCTGACCTCTACGACGTCTGA
- a CDS encoding phenylacetate--CoA ligase encodes MPRADIEALQLARLKDLLARVNETVPTYRDKFAAAGFDPSTLSTLHDLRRVPFTVKDDLRAAYPYGMFAVPLRDIVRVHSSSGTTGQVTVVGYTKGDIERWSDLMARTFACAGATADDAIQVTYGYGLFTGGLGAHYGSERLGALTVPVSGGNTKRQVQILKDFGVTVLACTPSYALLIAETAREMGIDPRDLPLKVGVFGAEPWSEQMRRQIEDELGVKAIDIYGLSEVMGPGVASECVHQCGLHVFEDHFLVEIVDPETMEPLADGETGEVVFTTLTKEGIPVIRYRTRDISRIIPEPCACGRTFRRIERVTGRSDDMLIIRGVNVYPSQIEQVLMGVPMVAPHYQVVLTKRGSMDDVEVHVEVVPEFHFDEVRELEALQRRVKTEIESALAVSIKVKLVEPKSIARSEGKAKRVVDLRAEGGA; translated from the coding sequence ATGCCCAGGGCCGACATCGAGGCATTGCAGCTCGCACGCCTCAAGGACCTGCTCGCCCGGGTGAATGAGACCGTCCCGACCTACCGCGACAAGTTCGCAGCCGCAGGCTTCGATCCCTCAACGCTGAGCACGCTTCACGACCTTCGGCGCGTGCCCTTCACGGTCAAGGATGACCTGCGTGCGGCGTACCCCTACGGGATGTTCGCGGTGCCGCTGCGCGATATCGTCCGTGTTCATTCGTCAAGTGGTACGACTGGGCAGGTCACGGTCGTCGGATACACCAAGGGCGACATCGAGCGGTGGTCGGACCTGATGGCGCGGACGTTCGCCTGCGCCGGAGCGACGGCCGACGACGCCATTCAGGTCACGTATGGCTATGGACTGTTCACCGGTGGCCTCGGGGCCCACTATGGCTCGGAGCGGCTCGGGGCACTCACGGTGCCGGTCTCGGGCGGAAACACCAAAAGGCAGGTACAGATTCTCAAAGATTTCGGCGTCACCGTGCTCGCCTGCACGCCGAGCTACGCGCTGCTCATCGCCGAGACCGCGCGCGAGATGGGCATCGACCCGCGGGATCTGCCGCTCAAGGTGGGCGTGTTCGGCGCCGAGCCGTGGAGTGAGCAGATGCGTCGGCAGATCGAGGACGAACTCGGCGTGAAGGCCATCGACATCTATGGGCTCTCCGAAGTGATGGGCCCGGGCGTTGCGAGTGAGTGCGTCCACCAGTGCGGATTACACGTGTTCGAAGACCACTTCCTCGTCGAGATCGTCGATCCCGAGACGATGGAGCCGCTCGCGGACGGCGAGACCGGTGAGGTGGTGTTCACGACGCTGACCAAAGAGGGCATTCCCGTCATCCGGTATCGCACGCGCGACATCAGCCGCATCATTCCGGAGCCGTGCGCCTGTGGGCGCACCTTCCGCCGCATCGAACGCGTCACGGGACGCAGTGATGACATGCTCATCATCCGTGGCGTGAATGTCTACCCGAGCCAGATCGAGCAGGTGCTCATGGGGGTGCCGATGGTCGCGCCGCACTACCAGGTGGTTCTCACGAAGCGTGGTTCCATGGACGACGTCGAGGTTCACGTCGAGGTCGTCCCGGAGTTCCACTTCGACGAGGTGCGCGAACTTGAGGCGTTGCAGCGGCGGGTGAAGACCGAGATCGAATCGGCGCTCGCGGTCTCGATCAAGGTGAAGCTGGTAGAGCCCAAGTCGATCGCCCGTTCCGAGGGCAAGGCGAAGCGGGTTGTCGACCTGCGCGCCGAAGGGGGTGCCTAG
- a CDS encoding VanW family protein: MTDSPSISSVDYAQRRRDRALQRAAARQQKIPLAAIITGVVAVVLIVALEMGMSWGRVHPGVTVAGVPIGGMKPDAAGLTLEAALPKQVEKPVVVVYGDDSWDVPAEDIGLSFDYDRMVAQAMAVGREGGLFGLVGGRLSAWFGRRDLPALPVAEATRMGKVLAEIAKGTDVEPVDARVAITGTELAVKPSKAGRGLVHARTSAEILSAMVATDRQVAAVVETLPPAVSDADAKAALEVGKAMIAGPVTVTYKGKEWRFDEDEVAKWLAFRRSDTPLPDSEDTTQAAGSLTSSAPADVTLLAHISSEKAGKSVVPAVGAKIGRPAKSARFSTANGRVSIIPSQAGIGPDLQALASELTSELPMPASDRTFELRTATAQPRITTADAEAMGIKERISRYTTTYDGGHTARVSNIHLLGDALDGKLIAPGATFSFNGSVGERTAAKGYTEANAIVNGKLVPQLGGGICQVGTTLFNAAFESGLPIVQRQNHSFYISHYPDGRDATVSWGGPDIKFRNDTKHWVLVSVSYTGSSVTIALYGTDPGYDVEAQKGPWTNITPFPIEQVKDPTMLKGTKSVEDKGINGRRITVTRTVYKDGQVVREDQFRSHYKPKVEVVRVGTKPKPAESATPTGTPKP; the protein is encoded by the coding sequence GTGACCGATTCTCCCAGTATCTCTAGCGTCGACTACGCTCAGCGCAGGCGCGATCGCGCGCTGCAGCGCGCCGCTGCGCGTCAGCAGAAGATACCCTTGGCTGCAATCATCACAGGTGTCGTCGCCGTCGTTCTCATCGTGGCTCTCGAGATGGGAATGAGTTGGGGTCGGGTGCACCCTGGGGTGACGGTGGCTGGCGTACCCATCGGCGGGATGAAACCTGATGCGGCGGGCCTGACACTGGAAGCCGCTTTGCCCAAGCAGGTCGAGAAGCCGGTCGTCGTCGTCTACGGCGATGACTCCTGGGACGTGCCCGCCGAAGACATCGGACTGAGTTTCGACTACGACCGTATGGTCGCCCAAGCGATGGCGGTCGGTCGGGAGGGCGGCCTGTTCGGCCTCGTTGGTGGCCGGCTCTCTGCCTGGTTCGGCAGGCGGGATCTGCCTGCGCTGCCCGTTGCCGAGGCCACCCGTATGGGAAAGGTGCTCGCCGAGATCGCCAAGGGCACTGATGTCGAGCCGGTGGACGCACGCGTCGCCATCACGGGGACCGAACTCGCCGTGAAGCCCTCGAAGGCGGGCCGCGGTCTCGTCCACGCCCGTACGAGCGCTGAGATTCTTTCGGCCATGGTGGCGACGGACCGTCAGGTCGCCGCGGTGGTGGAGACCCTGCCACCGGCGGTGTCGGACGCCGACGCTAAGGCGGCGCTTGAGGTGGGCAAGGCGATGATCGCCGGTCCCGTCACCGTCACGTACAAGGGCAAGGAGTGGCGCTTCGACGAGGACGAAGTCGCGAAGTGGCTCGCCTTCCGTCGCAGCGACACGCCGCTACCTGATAGCGAAGACACCACGCAAGCCGCGGGCTCCCTGACGTCGAGTGCCCCCGCGGATGTGACGCTTCTTGCGCACATATCGTCTGAGAAGGCCGGCAAGAGCGTGGTTCCCGCGGTGGGTGCCAAGATCGGGCGTCCAGCAAAGAGCGCCCGCTTCTCCACGGCCAACGGCCGGGTGAGCATAATTCCCTCTCAGGCAGGCATCGGTCCTGACCTGCAGGCACTCGCGAGCGAGCTCACCTCTGAACTGCCGATGCCCGCTTCGGATCGCACCTTCGAACTCAGGACCGCCACGGCGCAACCCCGGATCACGACTGCCGATGCCGAGGCGATGGGCATCAAGGAGCGCATTTCGCGCTACACCACCACCTACGACGGCGGTCACACGGCGCGAGTCAGCAACATTCACCTCCTCGGAGACGCTCTCGACGGCAAGCTGATAGCACCCGGAGCCACATTCTCCTTCAACGGCTCCGTGGGTGAGCGCACAGCTGCGAAGGGCTACACCGAGGCTAATGCCATTGTGAACGGCAAGCTCGTTCCCCAGCTCGGCGGTGGAATCTGTCAGGTCGGCACGACGTTGTTCAATGCGGCTTTCGAGTCCGGTCTGCCCATCGTCCAGCGGCAGAACCACTCGTTCTACATCTCACACTACCCGGACGGTCGGGATGCCACCGTCTCGTGGGGCGGTCCCGACATCAAGTTCAGAAACGACACGAAGCATTGGGTGCTGGTGTCGGTGAGCTACACCGGGTCGTCTGTCACGATCGCGCTTTACGGCACCGACCCGGGCTACGACGTAGAGGCGCAGAAGGGGCCCTGGACCAACATCACGCCGTTCCCGATCGAGCAGGTCAAGGATCCGACCATGCTCAAGGGCACGAAGTCGGTTGAGGACAAGGGCATCAATGGGCGTAGAATCACGGTCACGCGGACTGTCTACAAGGACGGCCAGGTGGTGCGCGAGGATCAGTTCAGGTCGCACTACAAACCGAAGGTCGAAGTTGTCCGCGTGGGCACGAAGCCCAAGCCGGCCGAATCGGCCACGCCGACCGGCACCCCGAAGCCCTAG
- a CDS encoding sugar phosphate nucleotidyltransferase, which translates to MKAVIMAGGEGTRLRPLTSLLPKPMVPIVNQPVMEHILGLVKHHGITDVVATLAFMPQVIEEYFADGEEWGMHLDYAVEETPLGTAGSVKNAASLLAGDEPFVVISGDALTDIDLGEVIAFHRASGGAVTIALKAVPDPLEFGVVIIDDEGRVERFLEKPTWGQVFSDRINTGIYVVEPWVLDEIPAGPYDFSADLFPKLMEKGHAIYGIVVDGYWCDVGSRESYLEVHRDILDGKAKIYVPGVHASESLWVADNANVASDATLGDKVVLGDNVTVRSGAVVGDYSVIGDNCVIGVDARVEQSVLWEETFVGRGATVSGTVLCRSVDVRAGAVVDPGVSIGSESVVGRGAHVGANVQVYPYKRIEAAATVNSSVIWESGHSRTIFADSGISGLVGIDITAELALKIAEAFGSLLPKGGHVVVTRDTSRSARMIKRAMIAGLNAAGINVRDLRVASPAVSRFTTQKTRCVGGLHIAASRLDPQALDIRFFDKHGLDIGPSAQKKIERLYFRGEFRRAFFSDVGEIVYPPRPLEYYAAALNDAISDAGMDPIWSKVVADMGCGAASFVLPLVAGSWHLNLIALNPVVDSESTNGCGEVSEEAVAELRRGVELFGADFGVAFDRGAERVRLMTGSGAVLEGERALHAVVDLWCRTRADVEGAIAVPLTASNAVERLAASHGRTVVRPGLSRRALAQAVVDGRAAFAGGAAGGFIFGDFFPAFDGVLTVGMLARMIKHLDTSLDRVVADLPDYYLHHAQVFCPSTRKGVVMRGVSEASADLDVDLTEGVRIRFPDGWVLVLPDANEPMVGVWAEGPNDDVAGERVAQWVGVVERAIAPD; encoded by the coding sequence ATGAAGGCTGTGATCATGGCGGGCGGAGAGGGCACGAGATTGAGGCCCTTGACATCGCTTCTGCCCAAACCGATGGTCCCGATCGTCAATCAACCGGTCATGGAGCATATTCTCGGACTGGTGAAGCACCACGGCATAACCGACGTGGTGGCGACGCTCGCGTTCATGCCCCAAGTCATTGAGGAGTACTTCGCCGATGGCGAAGAGTGGGGAATGCACCTCGACTACGCCGTCGAGGAGACGCCCCTTGGGACCGCCGGCTCGGTGAAGAATGCCGCATCGCTGTTGGCCGGAGATGAGCCGTTCGTCGTCATCAGCGGTGACGCGCTCACCGACATCGATCTGGGCGAGGTGATCGCGTTCCATCGGGCTTCAGGCGGAGCGGTGACCATCGCCCTGAAAGCGGTCCCGGATCCGCTCGAGTTCGGAGTGGTCATCATCGACGATGAGGGCCGAGTGGAGCGCTTCCTCGAGAAGCCGACGTGGGGCCAGGTCTTCAGTGATCGCATCAACACCGGCATCTACGTGGTGGAGCCGTGGGTGCTCGACGAGATTCCCGCTGGTCCGTACGACTTCTCAGCGGATCTCTTTCCCAAGCTGATGGAGAAGGGCCACGCGATCTATGGGATCGTGGTCGATGGGTACTGGTGTGACGTCGGTAGCCGGGAGAGCTACCTCGAGGTCCACCGCGACATTCTAGACGGCAAAGCGAAGATCTACGTCCCCGGGGTGCATGCGAGCGAGTCCCTGTGGGTGGCGGACAATGCGAACGTCGCCTCCGATGCCACCCTCGGTGACAAGGTCGTTCTTGGAGACAACGTCACCGTCAGATCCGGAGCGGTGGTCGGCGACTACTCGGTGATCGGGGACAACTGCGTCATCGGCGTCGATGCGCGCGTGGAGCAGTCGGTGCTGTGGGAGGAGACGTTCGTCGGTAGGGGCGCGACCGTTTCGGGAACCGTTCTGTGTCGAAGCGTTGACGTTCGCGCCGGTGCGGTTGTCGACCCAGGGGTATCGATCGGCTCAGAATCGGTGGTTGGGCGGGGCGCGCACGTCGGCGCGAACGTGCAGGTCTACCCCTACAAGCGCATCGAGGCCGCGGCCACCGTCAACTCCTCGGTGATATGGGAGTCCGGTCACTCTCGGACGATCTTTGCGGACTCCGGTATCAGCGGGCTGGTCGGCATCGACATCACCGCTGAGCTCGCGCTCAAGATCGCTGAGGCCTTTGGGTCATTGCTGCCCAAAGGCGGGCATGTCGTGGTCACCCGCGATACCTCGAGGTCGGCCCGGATGATCAAGCGAGCGATGATAGCCGGACTCAATGCCGCTGGTATCAACGTGCGCGACCTGAGAGTGGCTTCGCCCGCCGTGAGCAGGTTCACGACTCAGAAGACCAGGTGCGTCGGCGGTCTGCACATCGCGGCGTCACGGCTCGACCCTCAAGCACTCGATATTCGCTTCTTCGACAAGCACGGCCTTGACATCGGCCCGTCGGCCCAGAAGAAGATCGAGCGCCTCTACTTCAGGGGCGAGTTCCGCAGGGCGTTCTTCTCCGACGTAGGCGAGATCGTCTACCCACCCCGTCCCCTCGAGTACTACGCCGCCGCCCTCAACGACGCCATCTCTGATGCGGGGATGGATCCGATATGGAGCAAGGTGGTTGCCGACATGGGGTGCGGCGCGGCGTCCTTCGTCCTGCCCCTGGTCGCCGGTTCCTGGCACCTCAACCTCATCGCACTCAACCCCGTGGTCGATAGCGAATCGACTAACGGTTGTGGCGAGGTGAGCGAGGAGGCGGTGGCCGAGCTGCGGCGCGGCGTCGAGTTGTTCGGCGCCGATTTCGGAGTCGCGTTTGACCGCGGTGCCGAGCGGGTGCGTCTGATGACCGGCTCCGGAGCGGTGCTCGAAGGCGAGAGAGCTCTCCATGCGGTCGTGGACCTATGGTGCAGAACACGCGCGGACGTGGAAGGCGCGATCGCGGTGCCGCTGACAGCCTCCAACGCGGTCGAGCGGCTGGCTGCTTCACACGGCAGAACGGTCGTGCGTCCCGGGTTGTCGAGACGGGCGCTGGCACAGGCGGTCGTTGACGGGCGGGCCGCGTTTGCGGGCGGAGCTGCGGGCGGATTCATCTTCGGTGACTTCTTTCCGGCCTTCGACGGGGTTCTCACTGTCGGGATGCTTGCCCGCATGATCAAGCACCTGGATACGTCACTAGACCGCGTCGTCGCGGACCTTCCTGACTACTACCTGCACCATGCACAGGTGTTCTGTCCGTCCACCCGCAAGGGCGTCGTGATGCGCGGCGTCAGTGAGGCTTCGGCGGACCTGGACGTCGATCTCACCGAGGGGGTGCGCATACGCTTCCCGGATGGATGGGTTCTTGTGCTGCCAGATGCGAACGAGCCGATGGTCGGCGTGTGGGCTGAGGGGCCGAACGATGACGTCGCCGGCGAGCGAGTCGCTCAGTGGGTGGGTGTCGTGGAGCGCGCGATTGCCCCAGACTGA
- a CDS encoding CDP-alcohol phosphatidyltransferase family protein — protein sequence MVETDSGVPSPDGPSVDHSHDVYTLANIITVLRLMLVPFAFAVFISGKNDMLAFLLFALAASTDWLDGQIARRTGTVTEIGKAIDPLVDRLLLAAGVLGLYIEERVPLWVVLFLLARDVYLLVGAAYLAKRGVSRLPVIFTGKLTTLLLLVGFAGLILGVPEMPGLGVVESQALPGFGADPVVVWMWFVYAGIVASAITAVVYTSQAFTALRAKGAVVT from the coding sequence GTGGTAGAGACCGACAGCGGCGTACCGTCCCCTGACGGACCGTCCGTGGACCACAGCCATGATGTGTACACCTTGGCGAACATCATCACCGTGCTGCGGTTGATGCTTGTGCCATTCGCATTCGCGGTCTTCATCAGCGGCAAGAACGACATGCTCGCTTTCCTCTTGTTCGCCCTTGCGGCTTCGACGGATTGGCTTGACGGTCAGATCGCCAGACGGACCGGCACGGTGACCGAGATCGGCAAGGCCATCGATCCTCTGGTAGACCGGCTGCTCCTTGCGGCTGGTGTGCTCGGGCTGTATATCGAGGAGCGTGTACCGCTGTGGGTCGTTCTCTTCCTGCTGGCCAGGGATGTGTATCTGCTGGTAGGGGCGGCTTACCTCGCCAAAAGGGGAGTCTCCAGGCTGCCGGTCATCTTCACTGGTAAGCTGACGACCCTGTTGCTGCTGGTAGGGTTCGCTGGTCTGATCCTCGGAGTGCCCGAGATGCCCGGGCTGGGGGTCGTCGAGTCGCAGGCGTTGCCTGGCTTCGGGGCCGACCCCGTTGTGGTGTGGATGTGGTTCGTTTACGCGGGCATCGTCGCATCGGCCATCACGGCCGTCGTCTATACGTCCCAGGCGTTCACGGCATTAAGGGCCAAGGGCGCTGTCGTCACCTAG
- the corA gene encoding magnesium/cobalt transporter CorA, whose product MGSVTVRWIDAEGTLQQGGLEEFEPAQRAAWCWVDVAGPAEETLARVGAPFGLHPLAVEDSLHPQRRPKLDLYPEGPFLTWLTAHSGEDGRLRIDELDVFCGPTYLVTLHDGVVEAIDEVARDAQRLMSKGPDWVLHGILDRLVDSMLPVADGIGDRLEDVEDRMLANPTPADLEELYSLRRQLLVLHRIVSPQRDMVRALTRERDHVSEEAYRYFDDVVDHLVHIEESLETYRDIGSAVMDIYLSAQSNRLNEVMKVLTVVTVLIGALTLLSGIYGMNLLGGMWPPPMEPWAFPAAMGAMLVLAGMMAVYFRRKNWW is encoded by the coding sequence ATGGGGTCGGTCACCGTTCGTTGGATCGATGCCGAGGGCACACTGCAGCAAGGTGGCCTCGAAGAGTTCGAACCAGCGCAGAGAGCCGCGTGGTGCTGGGTCGATGTGGCAGGCCCGGCTGAGGAGACTCTTGCGCGCGTCGGGGCCCCGTTCGGGCTGCACCCCCTTGCCGTTGAGGACTCGTTGCACCCGCAGAGGCGGCCGAAGCTCGATCTGTACCCGGAGGGACCGTTCCTGACGTGGCTCACGGCCCATAGTGGCGAAGACGGGCGGTTGCGAATCGATGAACTCGACGTCTTCTGCGGTCCCACCTACCTGGTGACGCTGCATGACGGCGTCGTCGAGGCCATCGACGAGGTTGCGCGGGACGCCCAGCGTCTGATGTCCAAGGGACCGGACTGGGTGCTGCATGGCATTCTCGACCGACTCGTCGACTCCATGCTTCCCGTTGCGGATGGAATCGGTGACCGCTTGGAGGACGTCGAAGACCGCATGCTCGCCAATCCCACCCCGGCTGATCTTGAAGAGCTGTACTCCTTGCGGCGCCAACTGTTGGTGCTGCATCGTATCGTGTCGCCGCAGCGTGACATGGTTCGCGCGCTCACCAGGGAGCGCGACCACGTGTCTGAAGAGGCGTACCGCTACTTCGACGATGTGGTCGATCATCTCGTTCACATCGAGGAGTCACTTGAGACGTACCGAGACATAGGCTCGGCGGTCATGGACATCTACCTGTCTGCGCAGTCCAACCGCCTGAATGAGGTGATGAAGGTCCTGACGGTGGTGACCGTCCTTATCGGTGCGCTCACGCTCCTATCGGGTATCTACGGTATGAACCTGCTGGGCGGTATGTGGCCGCCGCCCATGGAGCCTTGGGCGTTCCCTGCGGCTATGGGCGCGATGCTTGTCTTGGCCGGCATGATGGCGGTGTATTTCCGGAGGAAGAACTGGTGGTAG
- a CDS encoding carboxypeptidase-like regulatory domain-containing protein, producing the protein MKRRLLTVLVVSIAMCLMVPAVALAKTSTRLSISASSGYEHYDLKPTITGRLVTASGKPVSKATVKLFCGSTYVGAKRTDAQGRVRFTAELPDARLSGAWRLKYAGSSVRRPVTSSARVTRVHVHYKGPASLLDGGQGLDGDGTEDPYPDEWVTLPESKSSAQIANSEPGLDPGLDSGEPGLDPAITHPAPDDGGLPEDGGLDPDADVDADEGEAYVPTYLFRVDIELSEGRTYGVKLSEPAWCRVDDSSAESVFMNDECSDTFDFSPEADDEFAFLFDTGFGYEDVSELNVLIW; encoded by the coding sequence ATGAAACGCAGGCTTCTCACCGTACTGGTCGTCTCGATCGCGATGTGCCTGATGGTGCCCGCTGTGGCGCTTGCCAAGACCAGCACGCGCTTGTCGATCAGCGCGTCGTCGGGTTACGAGCACTACGACCTGAAGCCCACCATCACGGGGAGACTCGTCACCGCGTCCGGCAAGCCCGTATCCAAAGCCACCGTGAAGCTCTTCTGCGGGTCGACGTATGTCGGCGCCAAGCGTACCGACGCTCAAGGAAGGGTGCGCTTCACCGCCGAGCTTCCGGATGCGCGGCTCTCAGGTGCGTGGAGGCTCAAGTACGCCGGGAGCTCGGTCCGCCGGCCGGTCACCTCGAGCGCCAGAGTCACCCGTGTCCATGTGCACTACAAGGGCCCCGCATCTCTTCTGGATGGCGGCCAAGGCCTCGACGGTGACGGCACCGAGGACCCCTATCCCGATGAGTGGGTCACGCTGCCGGAATCGAAGAGCAGCGCACAGATCGCCAACTCCGAACCAGGTCTGGATCCCGGGCTCGATTCCGGTGAGCCGGGTCTGGATCCCGCGATCACCCACCCCGCCCCCGACGACGGCGGTCTGCCCGAAGATGGTGGTCTTGACCCTGACGCAGATGTGGATGCCGACGAGGGGGAAGCGTACGTCCCGACCTACCTGTTCAGAGTCGATATCGAGTTGAGCGAGGGCAGGACGTACGGCGTGAAGCTTTCGGAGCCCGCTTGGTGCCGCGTGGACGACTCATCGGCAGAAAGCGTCTTCATGAACGATGAATGCAGCGATACCTTCGACTTCTCCCCTGAGGCCGACGACGAGTTCGCATTCCTGTTCGACACCGGTTTCGGCTATGAGGACGTAAGCGAACTCAACGTCTTGATCTGGTAG